The genomic DNA CGGAATGCCAGACTTTCAAAAATACAGCGGATAAACTCGTCGTCCTCGACCGGTTCGGGCTGCCCCGTCTCGCGGCAATAAGCCTTGATTGCCTCCGTCATGCTCGGCGGATTGGCAAAACGCGGATCGTCAGGATTCACAAAACGACGGAAAGGCGTCGCCCGTTCCGCCATCTTGACTATCGCCGGATAGGAATAGTCGCGCCCGGCCTTCTCCCACTCTTTCCGACACTGTTCGAGCAACCACATCCCGGTAATATTTTTCAGGAAACGGGTCGTCCCGTCTATACCGCCTTCGTTCGTAAAGTTATGCAGGAAGGATTCTTCCGAGATAATCGGTTCTTCCGTTTCGATCCCCATAAGGCTCCATGTGCCGCTGCTAAGATAGGCAAACTCCCGATCCGCCGCCGGAACAGCCGCGACAGCCGAAGCCGTGTCGTGGCCGGCAACTGCTATGACAGGCACTTTGCCGATCCCCGTTTCCCGTGCAAGCGCATCGGTCAGCTCCCCGACAAAAGTTCCCGGCATCACTACCGGACGCATAATGGACGGAGCTACCCCTGCCGCTTCCAACAAGGACGCCTCGAACTCTTTCGTCACCGGATTCAGCAATCCGGAGGTGGAAGCATCCGTATATTCACAAACCTTTTTACCCGTCAACAGGTAAGAAAGCAGATCGGGCATAAACAGTATCTCTTCGGCAGCCTCCAACGGCCCGAAACCTTCCTTTTTAGCCCTAAATAACTGGAAAACACTATTAAAATTCATGATCTGTATACCGGTAAGCCGGTAGACTTCCGACCGGGGAACACGCTGGAAATATTCTTCCGGCGCACCGTCCGTATAAGGATCGCGATACGCACGCGGTAGCCCCAACAGTGTGCCGTCTTCCGCCAGATACCCGAAATCCACCCCCCAGGTATCGATCCCGATAGAGTCCGGGAGCAGGTTCCGGCGTGCACAAATCGTAAGGCTTTCTTTCAAGGCATCATATAACCGGTATATGTCCCAGTAATATTTCCCATGCAACTCCATGATCGCATTCGGGAAACGGTGAAGTTCCTGCATTTCAAATTTGTCACCAACCAAAGTGCCTAACACGGCACGTCCACTGGTCGCTCCTATATCAAAGGCTAAAAAGTTATATTTCTTCATGGTACAACAAAGTTGTTTGTTTTATGATTGCAAAAGTAAACGGTAAATTACTATCTTTGCTTTTGAAAATGATTTTAAACCTTTCAAATCTGACAGAGGAGATGGAGAAACGACTAAGCGATCAATTGAGATACCTGACGATAAGTGCGATAGACGAAGAGTGGGGAATTGTCGTCACGACCGTCGGCTACCAGTTTATTCCCCCGAAAGGGAACTATCCTCTTTCGAAGCATCCGGACAATTATAACTTCAAGCCGCAGACCGGACGAATCCTGAACGAATACCAGCTGGTCTATATCACGAAGGGAAGCGGTTACTTCTCTTCGCAATCCTGCAAGATGCAAAAGATAAACGCCGGCACGATGATCCTGCTTTTTCCGGGAGAATGGCACAGCTACTATCCCGACAGCGAGACAGGCTGGGACGAATACTGGGTCGGTTTCCGCGGTGTCCACATCGACCGGCGCGTGGAAAAACGCTTTTTTACCCGCGAGGAACCGTTACAGCACATCGGGCTCAGTGCGACGATCGTCGGACTATATGAAGACATACTGAAATTCGCCTCTCAGGAAAAGACGGGCTACCAGGAGATGATTTCGAGTATCGTCCTTCATATATTGGGTACGGTCTATTATAAAAGAAGAAACAACTCCTTCACGAATACCTACGTTGTGGATAAGATCAACGAAGCCCGCATCCTGATGAAAGAGCAGGTGGAAAACCCGCTGACACCGGAAGAAATAGCTTCCCGCCTGGGGCTCGGCTACTCCTGGTTCCGCCGTATGTTCAAAGAATATACAGGCGTATCGCCCGCCCAATATCAATTGCAGCAAAAACTCCTGAAGGCAAAGGAACTGCTTACCAGCAGCAGCATGAATATCTCGGAAATAGCCTACAGTCTCAAATTCGAGAATGCCGGACAGTTCTCCACCTTCTTCAAGAAGAAAGAGGGCGTGACACCGTCGGAGTTTCGTGAACGGGCGCACTGAGGAATTAAAAATTAAGAATTAAGGGGTGAGTTGGAAGGTGATTTTTTTGTTCATCATATAGTTGACTGCACCATAGATAAACAATCCTAAGAACTGGGCGAGATATTCGTTCAAGTCAAAGATTTCCACCAT from Parabacteroides merdae ATCC 43184 includes the following:
- a CDS encoding rhamnulokinase yields the protein MKKYNFLAFDIGATSGRAVLGTLVGDKFEMQELHRFPNAIMELHGKYYWDIYRLYDALKESLTICARRNLLPDSIGIDTWGVDFGYLAEDGTLLGLPRAYRDPYTDGAPEEYFQRVPRSEVYRLTGIQIMNFNSVFQLFRAKKEGFGPLEAAEEILFMPDLLSYLLTGKKVCEYTDASTSGLLNPVTKEFEASLLEAAGVAPSIMRPVVMPGTFVGELTDALARETGIGKVPVIAVAGHDTASAVAAVPAADREFAYLSSGTWSLMGIETEEPIISEESFLHNFTNEGGIDGTTRFLKNITGMWLLEQCRKEWEKAGRDYSYPAIVKMAERATPFRRFVNPDDPRFANPPSMTEAIKAYCRETGQPEPVEDDEFIRCIFESLAFRYKEVLALLSEMAPFPIRKLHVIGGGSMNNLLNQFTANVINMPVVAGPSEATAIGNCMVQARAAGLVADRWEMRRLINSFLSPAVFLPEGSGEWEEAFRKYKSVTSKK
- a CDS encoding AraC family transcriptional regulator; protein product: MEKRLSDQLRYLTISAIDEEWGIVVTTVGYQFIPPKGNYPLSKHPDNYNFKPQTGRILNEYQLVYITKGSGYFSSQSCKMQKINAGTMILLFPGEWHSYYPDSETGWDEYWVGFRGVHIDRRVEKRFFTREEPLQHIGLSATIVGLYEDILKFASQEKTGYQEMISSIVLHILGTVYYKRRNNSFTNTYVVDKINEARILMKEQVENPLTPEEIASRLGLGYSWFRRMFKEYTGVSPAQYQLQQKLLKAKELLTSSSMNISEIAYSLKFENAGQFSTFFKKKEGVTPSEFRERAH